The region CTCCAGCGTCTCGCCCTGCAATATCAGGCTGCCGGACAGCACCAGAAATTCGAGGCCACGGCGATTTTCGATGGCAATGGCTGAGCCGGACTGCCAGGTCTCGATCGAAACGCGTTCCGCGATATCCTCGAAGAGAACACGCGCCGCACGGGCGCCGGCGCGCAATGGGGCCGCTTGGCCTTCGCCTGGCTGCCGGACAATCTGCATGCTGTCGCCCTGACGAAACTGCCAAAGGCGCACGAAAATCATGCAGCCCTCCTCCGGCGCCGGTACGTGCGAGGTGCCGGGCGGGTTGCGGAAATAGCTTCCGGCCGGATAGTCGCCATGCTCATCTTGGAACGTCCCCTGAAGCACAAGAATTTCTTCGCCGCCGCTATGGACATGGCGGGGAAAGGCGCTTGCCGGCGCGTAGCGCACGATCGAGGTCGCACGCGCGACTTCACCGCCGACGCGGTAGAGCATCCGTCGGTCGACGCCGGCGGCGGGGCTCGGCACCCAGTCGAGCTTGGCCGCATGGGCGATGACCGGCTTTGTCAGGTCTTCATTGATCCGCATTGGTCTGGTCTCCCATCGTCAGAACGATCCGGAATTTCGCCTCACCGGAACGCATTCTTCGGACCGCTTCGGCGGCCTGCTCCAGCGGCATGGTTTCGATCATCGGCCGCACGCCGGCCAGGACGCTGAAGTCCAATGTCTTCTCGTTCTCGAACGGCGACCCCGTAATTGAGCCGATCACGCCTCGCTCAGCGCCCACCAGATATCCAGTCGATACCGGCAGGGGATCCTTGCCGACGCCGAGCACGACCAGGCGGCCTTCCGGTGTAAGTGCAGGCATCAAAACCAAGACGGCGTCCGGATTGCCGATCGTGGTCAGGATCGCTTTGGCGCCGCCCATCTTATTCAAAGCCTCGGCGGCATTTTCCTTGTTCGTGTCAATGTAACGATGGGCGCCGAGCTTCACAGCATCTTCGGCAATATTGTCGCCCCGACCCACCGCGACCACGCGGAAGCCCATCTTGCGGGCATATTGCAGCGCCATGTGCCCGAGCCCGCCTATTCCGAGAATAGCAACCGTATCGCCTGCCTCAGCGCCCGATTTCTTCAAGGCATTGAATGTGGCGATGCCGGCGCAAAGGATCGGTGCTGCCTCTTCCGATGAAAGCTTGTCCGGAATGGAAACGAGTCCGGTCGCGCGCGCAATCATCATTTCCGCGTAACCGCCATCGCAGGAAGAACCGAGAACGGGCTGGTTGCGGCATAGATTGAAACGGCCACGGCATTCATTGCATTCGTTGCAATGCCCGCCGAGCCGGCCAACGCCGACGCGCTGGCCGAGCTTCCAAGCCGAGGGCGTGTTTGATCCAAGCGCGATGATCCGGCCGACCACTTCGTGGCCGGGAACGCGCGGCGGCTGTAGTCTCCGGTCCGCCTTGTCGATGTCGCTTAAATCCGCGCCGCAGATGCCGCAGGCTTCAACCGCAATCAGCACTTCTTCGTCGCCCGGCGTCGGTCGGTCCACAAGCTCAAGGCCGCCGGACGTGGATATCTGCATCGCCCGATAGGTTGTTTTCATGACCTGCTCCTTTCCTCGCATTTCAAGATAGGGGATGAACGATCTCCGTCTCGCCTGGTGATCAGGGGCGTGGCCACACGCTCACCGGCTTCGATGGCCCCAGCCAGATAACCGGGATCGTTGAGTGCTGTTCGCTGCCTGCCAAACTGATCCAGCTCTGCCAGGTCTGATCGACCCCCCAACTCGCGTGCAAATTCCTGAACCGACGGATGCATGTCGGGCCAGCCAGGAAGGGCGGAGATCGAAACCGTCGTGCGAGACATCGGTTTGCGGGTCAGCCGTGAGAATGCGGCCGCCCAGCCGTTCCCGTGCCTCGACCAGGGTAAAGTCGAGCCCGTTGCGATGAAGGTGATAGGCTGCCGTAAGTCCGGCAAGGCCGCCGCCGACGATGACAATGGCCTTAGTCGATATTGTTGTCGTTGAAGCCATTAGCGGGTTATCTGGATGTTATGCTCGCTGCAGTTCAGGCGATGGCGTAAATCCGAATGTCCGGCGCTGCCGCCAGCAGCGGCTTCAATCGGTGACGTCGTCGTCGTTGAAGAGTTCGCTTTCGAGATAGGCCCTGCGTCCTCAACGCTGTTGAACCCATGGAGAACCTGCACGTCATCGTCGCGGATCAGAAGCTCCTTGGAGGTCGCTCCGATGTCTGTGAGGAACGTTTCCTTGTATTTCTGATAGATGCCGATGGCAGCGCGACGGTTCGCGGCGGCGATCTGAAGGGTGATTTGGAGATAAGCCACGGTCATACTTTCGGGTTTCGCTTGGCCGCACGCGGCGAGGGATGTTCCTCGCCAAAAATGCATATGCGCCGTTTGATGCGCCCGCATGGCCGGCTTGACAAATGAGAGTTTCTTGGGCGCGGCAAAGAAAATCTTGGCGCGCTGCGCTGCGGCCGAGTTAGGGCCGTGCCGTGCCGGCTTCTTCAAGCAGCCAGTTGCGAAAGGCCTGCAGTTTCGGCAGCGACGCATACTGCGACCGGTAGACGATGTAGTAGGCAAGCGTCGATGGCACGGTCACATCGGGGAAGAGCCGCTTGAGCCTTCCCGCAGTCAGATCGTCATGGGCGAGGATGCTGCGGGCCAGCGCTACGCCCCGACCCTCGATCGCAGCCTGCAGGACGGCAGCGGAATTATTGATACTCATGCCCCTTTGCGGCTGGGAATCTGATACGCCGCCGGCGCGCAGCCAGCGGTCCCAGGTGACAAAACCGAGTGCCGGGTCCACGGAGAGATCGTGTATGAGCGTCTGGCGCGTCAGATCGGCTGGGACGTTTAGACTTCCAATTTCTGAAAACCTGGGCGAACAGACAGGAAAGACTTCCTCGTCCATCAGCTTTTCGGCGATCAGGTCCGGCCAGCTTCCATCTCCGTAGCGCACGCCAATGTCTATTCCATGTGCCTTGTAATCGACCAGCTTCAGGCTCGTCTCGAGCCGAATGTCGGTCTCCGGACATCTGGCCTGGAAGCGGTCGATGCGGGGCAATAGCCATTTGGCGGCGAAAGCAGGACTGACGGTTACGTTGAGGATTCCGCTCGTTGCGGACGCGCGAAGACGCTCCAGCCCAATGACTAGCTGATCGAGCCCTGCCCTGATATCGGGAAGGGCATGTTCGGCCCGTTCGGTCGGGGTAAGCCTCGCCTTTCCGGTGGTGGTACGATGAAAGAGCGGCATTCCCAGCCAATCCTCCAACCCCCGCACCATCTGTCCTACCGCAGCTGAGGTGACTTTGAGTTCCTCGGCAGCCCCGGAGAAGCTGCCGTGACGTGCACTGGCTTCAAAGGCACGCAGCGCGTTCAGATAGACCGGTGACTTTCTGTTCAAAGTGACTTTCTC is a window of Rhizobium tropici CIAT 899 DNA encoding:
- a CDS encoding alcohol dehydrogenase, translating into MKTTYRAMQISTSGGLELVDRPTPGDEEVLIAVEACGICGADLSDIDKADRRLQPPRVPGHEVVGRIIALGSNTPSAWKLGQRVGVGRLGGHCNECNECRGRFNLCRNQPVLGSSCDGGYAEMMIARATGLVSIPDKLSSEEAAPILCAGIATFNALKKSGAEAGDTVAILGIGGLGHMALQYARKMGFRVVAVGRGDNIAEDAVKLGAHRYIDTNKENAAEALNKMGGAKAILTTIGNPDAVLVLMPALTPEGRLVVLGVGKDPLPVSTGYLVGAERGVIGSITGSPFENEKTLDFSVLAGVRPMIETMPLEQAAEAVRRMRSGEAKFRIVLTMGDQTNADQ
- a CDS encoding cupin domain-containing protein; its protein translation is MRINEDLTKPVIAHAAKLDWVPSPAAGVDRRMLYRVGGEVARATSIVRYAPASAFPRHVHSGGEEILVLQGTFQDEHGDYPAGSYFRNPPGTSHVPAPEEGCMIFVRLWQFRQGDSMQIVRQPGEGQAAPLRAGARAARVLFEDIAERVSIETWQSGSAIAIENRRGLEFLVLSGSLILQGETLEPQCWGRLPAGRSFEVATGPEGAEIWIKDAPLQHADVLPMPSSAKWGSPRRRSATRTMSRNRKKLRQETSGF
- the gcvA gene encoding transcriptional regulator GcvA; this encodes MNRKSPVYLNALRAFEASARHGSFSGAAEELKVTSAAVGQMVRGLEDWLGMPLFHRTTTGKARLTPTERAEHALPDIRAGLDQLVIGLERLRASATSGILNVTVSPAFAAKWLLPRIDRFQARCPETDIRLETSLKLVDYKAHGIDIGVRYGDGSWPDLIAEKLMDEEVFPVCSPRFSEIGSLNVPADLTRQTLIHDLSVDPALGFVTWDRWLRAGGVSDSQPQRGMSINNSAAVLQAAIEGRGVALARSILAHDDLTAGRLKRLFPDVTVPSTLAYYIVYRSQYASLPKLQAFRNWLLEEAGTARP
- a CDS encoding FAD-dependent oxidoreductase yields the protein MASTTTISTKAIVIVGGGLAGLTAAYHLHRNGLDFTLVEARERLGGRILTADPQTDVSHDGFDLRPSWLARHASVGSGICTRVGGSIRPGRAGSVWQAANSTQRSRLSGWGHRSR